CAACGGCAGCGAGATCTCGTTCCGGCAGTGTCCGTTGACAATCCGGGAGCTGACGCCGCTGGGAGCGCTGGAGTCAGAGGCGAAGTTCAAGAACAGAGTGCGCAGCGACGTGCACTCGCTGTGGCGGCTGCTGGCGGTGCAACACCCGCCGCTGTCCCGACCCCACGCCGACGAACTGGTCCGGACACTGAAGCGCACTCTAGGCACATCTAGGACAGACAGATCCATTGCGCGCGCGTACCTGCAGCTACTGCAGAGAGCGTACACCTATACGTACACGTACACAGACACAGAAGCAGAAGCACAGCTGCAGTACAGCCGGGTATCGCAGCTAGTATCGCACTAGAAAACGCCCAAGAAAGTGAGACCCGCAACGGGCAGGAACATAGTATACATTATAACGAAGTAATCACGCGCAACCATTAAAATACTACTGCACGACAACAACACCAGGGTAGGGGGGAAAAGAACACGTGGAGATACCAATCACTGATAACGTCTCTCCAAAGCCATCCATATCGCTGTGCTTTTAAGGTGGTGGAAAAAGACGAAATAGAAAACTGTGGCTCAAATCTCCCATTTTCTGAGTCACACGCAGATTCACACATGCCATGGCGAGGAGGGTAGTTGAGTCACGTGTGATTTTTTTCTAGCatgtttcttttgaaactttCTTGTACTGCAAAAGCTCAACTGCAGTTACACCAACGCACAGGGATACAGAGTAAAGAAAACGGTGGTGGTGGGGGATGATTCCAACAGCGTCAATTGTTGAAGAGAATGTGTTGTGTGGGAAATCACTTTGCTCTTAGGGCATTGGACTTTTGTAATGCAATGGCTTCAATGAACTtctggtggtggtggtgggCAGGGCAGGTTGTTGTGCTAATCTCTGTGGTAGCTGTGTGCAGAACAAAGATTGATTTCCTTTCCTCTGCGGCCTGTTCTGGGTAGATAGCTCTTAGCTAAAAGGTGCATCCCGTAATAACTATTTCCATTCAATTTCCCATGAAACTTttgcaaaatataaaaagaaCTTGCAAAGGTATGATCGTATTCTCGATGTAGGAATAGTACTTGGAATccaatagaaaaaaataaaataaactaAATTCAAGACACCAATGGAGGAACTAGATAATCTTGAGTTGGAATACAACCAATTCAAGAATAACGAACGCCCTTCTAACACTAATGCTGGTGCTGATATAGAGAAAGGGCTAGACACtaagaaatattttgaaaggtCGATAACTGACAATAGCACCTATGGTAAGAAGAGTTACAGTATTCCCAGTTACGAGGAAGACACCATCACGTTAAAGGATTACTACGACACCAACTTGAGAGATTATTTCACTTGGGCTAGTGTAGTTGATTACATAAGGTCGTTGTTCCCCGTGGTCAACTGGTTGCCTTTCTATAATCCAAAATGGTTCCTTTCTGACTTGATCGCAGGTATCACCGTTGGTACCGTTCTGGTACCGCAATCCATGTCATATGCGCAGATCGCTACTTTGCCTCCAGAGTACGGTTTGTACTCCTCTTTCATCGGTGCTTTGGTTTACTCCTTTTTCGCAACTTCTAAGGATGTCTGTATTGGTCCCGTCGCTGTTATGTCATTGCAAACTGCTAAAGTTATCGCTAGAGTCAAGGAAAAGCATCCTGACTTGGACCCAAGTATTACAGGCCCCATCATTGCCACCGTGTTGGCCTTCATTTGTGGTATCATTGCCACAGGTGTAGGTCTTTTACGTCTCGGTTTCCTAGTTGAGTTGATATCCCTAAATGCTGTTGCCGGTTTCATGACTGGTTCCgctttcaatatcatctgGGGTCAGATTCCTGGTTTAATGGGTTACAGTAAGAAAGTCAACACAAGAAGATCCACCTACCACGTCGTCATTGACTCCTTGAAACATTTGCCAGACACGAAATTGGACGCCGCTTTTGGTTTGATTCCTCTGTTCACATTGTTCTTCTGGAAATGGTGGTGTAACTCAATGGGTCCTAAGTTGACTGACCGTTACTTCCCAGCTAACTCTAGACCTCGTGCCAACAAGTACTGGAAGGCATTCTACTTTTACTTGCAAGCTTCAAGAAATGgtattatcattattttgtTCACTGCTGTATCTTACGGTATCACTAAAGGCGTGGCAAAGGATAAGAGAAGAATTTCTGTGCTAGGCACAGTGCCTAAGGGTTTGAGACACACCGGTGTCATGAAGTTGCCACACGGTATCCTAAACAACATTGCTGCTGAAATCCCATCCTCTATCATTGTCCTTTTGCTAGAACACATAGCCATCTCTAAGTCTTTCGGTAGAGTCAACGATTACAAGATTAATCCAAACCAAGAAATTATCGCCATCGGTGTTAGTAACTTGCTAGGAACTTTCTTCAACGCTTATCCAGCTACCGGTTCCTTTTCTAGATCCGCGCTAAAGGCTAAATGTAACGTCATGACACCACTTTCTGGTATTTTCAGTGCAGCTTGTGTTTTGTTAGCTATCTACTGTCTAACTGGCGCTTTCTTCTACATCCCAAAGGCCACGCTGTCTGCAGTTATCATCCATGCTGTGTTTGACTTGATTGCATCTTATCATACAACATGGAGCTTGTGGAAGATGAACGTCTTCGACTTCATCGgcttcatcaccactgtGTTCATCACTGTGTTCTCGTCAATTGAAAACGGTATTTACTTCGCTGTTTGCTGGTCTTGCGCTATTCTGTTATACAATAACGCTTTCCCAGCAGGTAAGTTCTTGGGTCGCATCGAGATTGCTGAAGTTGTTAACCCAAAGATtgttgatgatgacgaCTTCTCTTTTGAAAACTCTAATGAATCATTCGATGATGAAGGTATCTACTTTGATAATTCTGTCGCAGAAGACAAATTAGgtacttcttcaaatgaCCTTAAGAAGTTTAATGCGGGTGTCAAGACTCGCAGCATTAATGGTGAGCTTGTAAACGGTCAGACTTCATCTGATATTAGATACTACACCAAATGGGTTCCATTCGATCACGCTTACTCGAAAGAACTAAACCCAAGTGTGCGTAtaacaccaccaccaccggGCGTCATAGTGTACCGCCTAAGCGACAGTTATACATATATCAACTGTTCAAGACATTATGACTTGATCTTTGATGAAATCAAGAGAGTCACTAGAAGAGGTCAATTGATTCAGCATAGACATAAATGGGACCGTCCTTGGAATGACCCTGGTGAATGGGAAGCTCCagacttgaagaagttttTCAATGTTAAGAAATTTGTTTCAGTTTTCAAGAGAAAAGTCACTGATGTAGACACTTtcgaaaatgaaaatgaaatcgAACACATTCACGATGGCGAACATTACAAGAAGAATGACAAGGATGAAAGACCATTGTTGAGAGTGGTCTGCTTGGACTTCAGTCAAGTGGCAAACACAGATGCCACAGCCTTGCAATCACTTGCTGATTTAAGGAAAGCGGTCAATAAATACGCTGATAGACAGGTTGAATTCCACTTCGTTGGTATTTATTCACCTTGGATTAAACGTGGTCTCAGAAATCTAGGTTTTGGTACAACAAATGAGGAATACAGTGATGAATCAATCATTGCTGGACACTCGAGTTACCACCTATCAAGATTTAGGGAATCAGAACAAGATGGTTTCAATGAACTGGATTCATTGGAAAGCCAAAGAAATATCGGATCAAAGACCAAAGTCCTGGCGGCTTCTGGTACTAATTTACCTTTCTTTCATGTTGACATCCCAGATTTCTCGAAATGGGATATTTAGCTCTTACTATAAACTTAATATATACATTCTTTAATTATTATGTTAATCTGATACAATCTGAGTATAATAAATTCATATCTCTGCATTCACCGTATGATTTCTATGCAGCTGAATAGGTTACGAGAAGAAATCCTGTAAAATAATAAGGCTTGAATAACTAATCATCTTTCAATGCACTAAATTTGCCTATTACGATGTTTATATATTGCGGAGTTATAGTCGTGTTTAACccaaataataaaactCAATAATAGCGAAAGCAAATTAAATATATGATGTAAGATACATATGCTCTTTATTTTACTTATTAATTAAAGTAAATACTTTTTATGTGAAGACCAGTAGATTTGGACCATGGTCATTTGAATGTTAGCAAATCTAGACCCTTTCGATAACAACAGAGGaagcaccaccaccaccgtTACAGATACCAGCAACACCAATCTTACCACCTTCCTGTTGTAACACAGATAGCAATGTGACAACGACTCTAGCACCAGAACAACCTAGAGGATGGCCAATGGCAACAGCACCACCATAGACATTGACCTTGGCTGGATCAACCTTCAAGATCTTAGTGTTGGCACAGCCAACAACGGAGAAAGCTTCGTTTAGTTCAATGTAATCGACTTGGCTGATATCAGCAACACCAGCATGCTTTAGGGCCTTTGGAATGGCCAAGGATGGAGCCCATGTGAAGTCAGCTGGATCGTGGGCAGCTTCACCCCAACCCTTCAAAGTGGCCAATGGTGTTAGGTTTAGTtccttcaacttcttttcaGAGACTAAGATGACAGCAGCAGCACCATCGTTGATTGGAGAAGCATTTGGTGCAGTGACAGTACCATTTTCCTTTTGGAATACAGTTCTAGCGGATCTCAACTTGTCAACATTTAGCTTAGTTGGTTCTTCATCCTTTGTGACTTGGGTGTCTGGCTTACCTCTGAAACCCTTGATGGTAACTGGAACGATTTCGTTGTCGAACTTACCTTCTTGTTGGGCCTTTTGAGCCTTTTGGTAAGAGGCAATGGCAAAGTCATCTTGTTGTTCACGGGTGATTTCCCAGTTGCGGGCACACTTCTCAGCGTGGACACCCATTGGTTGGTGGTCGTAAGCATCGTTCAGACCGTCTCTTTGAATACCATCCACCATCTTGGTTTCACCGAATCTGGCACCAGCACGAGCGGCAGGCATGTAGTATGGGGCGTTGGTCATAGATTCACAACCACCAGCGATAACAACATCTGCAGTACCACACTTGATGGCTTGGGCACCAAGGATTATACTCTTCATAGCGGAAGCACACACTTTGTTAACTGAGGTGGCAACAATGCCGTTCTTCAAACCAGCACCTAGGGCAACTTGTCTGGCGGCATTTTGACCCAAGTTAGCAGATATAACATTACCAAAGAACACTTCGTCGTAGTCGGATTCAGGGTTCAATTGTGGCACTTTCTGCATAGCACCCTTAACTGCAATGACACCTAGGTCAACAGCAGTCTTGGAGGCCAACGCACCTTGGAAAGAACCAATTGGGGTTCTGGCAGCAGAAACAATGTAGACAGTATCACTCATGGCGTTAGTAGTATATTTTAGGGTTGTGTATTTTTCCTCGAGAGCTATCTTTACACAACTATGCTCAATTGAATCCAGGAGAAAGCGCAAAAGATGGGAAAGAAAGCTTACAGTcaagatatatataaccTATTACTCCAACTGATATCAATTGGCACAAGGTTTGTGGTTTCTAATGCTCGTTTGGGTGTTTCGTACCGTTAGAATCCTCTATCTCCGATGTGTTGGTACGGTTTCaacacttttttttccacCAAGATGCTttgattgaaaaaaaaagctgcAAAAACCGAAAAAATGTTCAGTAAGCGATGAGCCGTGTCAGAAGATTAGTATGTATGGGCCTTGTAGttataataaatatctaTAGTTCGGTTGCCTCTCGAGGGTGCTTATGTATGTACATGAGTTAAGTTGCTAGTGTTACCTTCTCCTTTTCAGGTATGGCGATATGAATTTCTTGCGGATGTAGGGGTTTCTCTTCAGGTGGTCTATCTTTTCGAAGATGATCATCTCGCAGAAGTTTTTCAGTTCAGAAGCAGACTCTTGATCTATGAAGTAGTTCGGGTACCTATTGCTTAGCCAGAAGAACAGCATGATGATGTTGTATAGTGCTTCGTATTCTTCAAGTCCGTGCTTCTCGGTGTAAATGTACTTAAGGTTCAGTATGTCAAATGGGAACCTGTAAGATAGTAGGCCTCTAGTGTGGCCCCTAGCTATAGTGTCGCAGAACTTCTTGAATGCTGCCTTTACCAATGGGAAATCCTTCAATGGTGCGTTACTCAGTCGCAACTTGTCGGAGAATGTTATGTCCTCCATTGAATCAATGATCTCTATCGCACTCATTCGTGCTTTCAAATCACATATCTGGAACAGCTTGTTAGAGCTTTGTTCAATATCTGCAGCAATGGTCTCCAGTAGCGTCTTACAAGTCGTGCCTGGCATGAATCTAGTCATGACATGGGTACAAATTTCATCTGTTGGCCATGTAGTCGCACTAGTTAAGTACTCAATGGGAGCATTTATTGCTTCCCTGACAGCCTTAAGAACATTTGGTTTTACGGCAGTGATGTAACCAACTGGAAGCTCACCGTTATCatgtatattttgtttaaaTCTACCAGCTCTACCACCTATCTGTTTTATCGCCGAACTAGTCATATCTACCATGTCTCTGccatcaaatttttttgacGTGGTGAATACCACACGATCGATTGATAAATTCAGGCCCATGCCAATAGCATCCGACGCAAtcaatatatcaaattcaCCACTGTTGAACAAATTAGCTTGTTTAACTCTTGTCTCTGGAGGAAGTGAGCCATAAATAACAGCAGCTTTTAATTCagtctttttttcaatctctAATTTCAAGTCCAGGATTGCTTTTTTTGAGAACGCTACCACACAATCACCTTTTTTTAGACTGTGATAACCTTTTGTAAgagcttcttcttcaactaCTAATTTACCCATTCGTTCATATTCATTTATGGTGAGCTTGTCACCAGTCATCTCAACGATTTTCTTAATCAAGGGAATCGTACTTGCCTCACCACAACAATGGACTTCCTTAGCTTTTGCACCTAGTAAAGCGTTGGTCCAAGCCCAACCTCTATCCAGGTCTGCCATCATCTGAATTTCATCTAATACTACAACATCAAAGTTTTGATTCAAAGGTATCATTTCTATTGTGCCAGAGGTTAGGTTGGCTTCATTTCCCATTTCATCTAAATCTTTTATTACTTCTTCACCTGTAAGCAGGTTGCATCTCACATTCTCGTGTTTAAACTTTTCGTAAACCTCTCTAGCAAGTAACCTTAATGGGCCTGCATAATAGCCTCTATCAGCAGCTTTGAGTTTCTGTAATGACCTAAAAGTTTTACCTGAATTGGTTGGGCCAACATGCATTATGATATGTCTTCTGATTTTTCTGGCTTCTGGAAACCATTCTGCTGGGTTAGAAAAATCCACCGAATGAACAGAATCGTCAGTTCCGGTATTAAGCATTGATGGTATTATTTCCTGGTTCAATATGCAGTCATAATAACTGCTAAGTAGATACTGAAATTGTTCATACTTCGTTACTCCCTCTGTCTTCCCTGTTATTTTCTTCCATATTAATTGAtctattttattcatttttaCAAGGTGAGGTATTATATGTTGCGGTTGTGTGGGACTTATGGTCTCCATTAGACCTGGGTCATAACCATTTATCTTCGCCGGGAGGTTTTTATCAAGCAGTTGGTTGTATAACATATCTTTGAGTCTCAACCAGGCAACTTTTCTAAACTCTACCTGATCTGGGGCGctgttttcaatttggGTACTATATACATGAGCTAGCGCATTCTCCAGATTTTTCTTGAACTCTTTATCTGTGGTGTATATGCATTTCCGCTTCTCGGGGTCAATATTAAGCTTGAATGTGTCCAGGTTCTTACGCTCCTTAGCATTGAGGTATTTTAATTGAGGTTTTCGTATCAGCCACTGGTTGTTCTCAAAAAGTCCATAGCTAGATATTGTTCTTCGATTAAGAGCACCAAATATGTACCTGTAGTGAAATCGATGTCGAAGCATATTGGGAAACATTGCCGTGTTCAAAACGTAAGTATAGGGTCTAACAAATCAATGAGGGATTAAAGGTGATTCTTGTTGTAACATTCCGCTTTTGGTGAATATCCAGTGACTGTCTCTTTATATGGTATAACTACAAAAAGCTATTACTCTCGATGATTTTTTCACTAAAGTCGATGAGCTCGAAGAAAATACCGTAGAAGACGTGAAAACAATAGTATAAACCATTATACCATTAGCAAAACCATCAATATTACATAGAAGGGCTGATTAGAAGTTCAAAAGTATTTATATGTATACGCATATCTGTCAAAACTATTAGTACAtagaaaatcaaaaacaaacagTTGTTAAAAAATTAAGCTTCTATCAATGGTTTCTTGGAGATGCTTTCGCTAATTGCATTGTATTTTGAACCCAGGTTAAAGCTCCCCCCTCTTCCTCAATAGTCCTGTAAATATCAGGGGTCGGAAATTCCTTTGCATAAGCATTGTCTGTACCAATAATTGCGGCATTCCTTGTACTTGGTATCCGTAGCATTTCCTTCTCTACTTTCCAACCGACCTTTTTTGCCAAATATTCGACATGATTCACCAAACCAGCATATGTACTGTTGCTGTTATTCACGTTATTCGAATTTATCTTTATGTTATTCTTCATAGCAGGTGTTGTTTTCTCCGATTTAGGTACCCTTGTGTTGAACCTAACTTTCTTACCAGACAGATCATGTGAGCAGCATGGTATGACCATAAATGGAAAGCCCAAAAGAGGTATCCAGCATGTTAGTTCATCAGAGTGGTTACCAATAATGAATGTATTATCTGGGAATTCACAAATGTTCACATTTGGTGATGCAATCAAATCCGCACTCGAATAAACCAAAGTAGCTGGTGCTATTAGTCCATCTTCTACTTTGATAGGGAACATAGCACCGTTGTCTTCCAGGTATGGCATATACCTTCTTACATCTGGTGTTGGTCTCAATAGTATGGAGGGTATAATAACCTGTTCTTTTAAGTGCCTTTGTATCTCTGTTGGATAGATACTCCAAGACTTACGCTTGCGGGCGTCAATACCAACACCATTTACACCTTCACTTATCAGGATGTAGGTAAGAACACCGTTACCACAACCCATGTCCCTAAATTGCATAGTAGTTTTGTAATCATCACCATATTGAGTTTTCCAGAATTCCAACAGAAACGCAGCAATTGCTAGATCTTCAAATACATGCTTCTTGGGGTCCGTAGACTCAGCCCAGTTATCTACCAGAAACTTGGagtatttcttcttcagttggATGTACGTATCTTGAAATAGCACTCTATCTACTACTTGATCATGATTAACCCTTTTCTCGTATCCTTGCATTACACCTTTAGAGTGCTTATATGCAGTTTGTAATAATCTAAAAGCTGTCCTTACAACTCTTTCATTATCCTTCCTCAAGTCTTCACTCTGGCCGGCGTATGGTATGTAATGCACCGATAGTATACCGCCATGCAGAAGGATTGCCACTTTTTGAACATGAGGTATATAGAATGGACAATCtgcttcatcttcaaaatgTGGAATGTATAGCACAAGTGAAGTATCCTTATTCTCTGTCTTTTTGGAGTTGTATACTAGGCATGTTTGGTTAATCAAGGCATCTTTGTAAGGATTTCTCGGTATCATTCTTCTCACAAATTCTTTCACAATTGTCAATTCTagttctttgttttctatAAGTTCTTTCCTTGTAGTTATATCATCGATATTAACAAGCTTTGCGTCGGCATCGTATGGCAAACTCTCACTCAAAACAGGCTTATCGTCAGTACTCAACTCTTGCTCATTTCCTTCTAGGTCATAGAATTTTTCAGCCAGGATGTCTGCTCTTAGAATTGCAGTAGAGTTGATATTGGGCTCTCTGATAACGTTTAGCATGGCGGTCTCAAAATCACCTTTGCTGAATTCAACTGGTTCATCGGTGCAGTACATTGGCACCCATTCACCACCCAGCACACTGGTGCTCTCATCCTTCATAAACTGAAAGCTTGGGGCAGTCTTCTTCTCAGTCATTATTGCTTAACGGATTCTATATACTGTGATATGTTGACAATATCAAGAGATTGCTTATATTAACTGCTAACACTATTGTAACcgttgcgatgagctatgAATCTTTTGAttcaaaaaggaaaaattgACTGAAAAAACATGTGACTAACAGTTTATCGTATTCTGTTATGATTTCTTACTTAAGTTGGGTAACTCCTTCATAGCTAATAGAATATGGATATAGTCTATGAAAGCGTGTGTTGTTGGGAATATGTCTAATTGTGCTCACCTTAGATAGTAGAATGactattgatgaaattatatcttgaaaaaaatacctATTCAATTTAACTTATAATGCATTTCATTTACAGCTTAATATTGTCAGTGATCCTTTGAGGttgaaattataaaatgCAAATAAAATGTTGCTGTTTTTATCACTGTACTTGAACAC
This window of the Nakaseomyces glabratus chromosome L, complete sequence genome carries:
- the SUL2 gene encoding sulfate permease (CAGL0L12342g~Ortholog(s) have sulfate transmembrane transporter activity, role in sulfate transport and Golgi apparatus, plasma membrane localization), with amino-acid sequence MEELDNLELEYNQFKNNERPSNTNAGADIEKGLDTKKYFERSITDNSTYGKKSYSIPSYEEDTITLKDYYDTNLRDYFTWASVVDYIRSLFPVVNWLPFYNPKWFLSDLIAGITVGTVLVPQSMSYAQIATLPPEYGLYSSFIGALVYSFFATSKDVCIGPVAVMSLQTAKVIARVKEKHPDLDPSITGPIIATVLAFICGIIATGVGLLRLGFLVELISLNAVAGFMTGSAFNIIWGQIPGLMGYSKKVNTRRSTYHVVIDSLKHLPDTKLDAAFGLIPLFTLFFWKWWCNSMGPKLTDRYFPANSRPRANKYWKAFYFYLQASRNGIIIILFTAVSYGITKGVAKDKRRISVLGTVPKGLRHTGVMKLPHGILNNIAAEIPSSIIVLLLEHIAISKSFGRVNDYKINPNQEIIAIGVSNLLGTFFNAYPATGSFSRSALKAKCNVMTPLSGIFSAACVLLAIYCLTGAFFYIPKATLSAVIIHAVFDLIASYHTTWSLWKMNVFDFIGFITTVFITVFSSIENGIYFAVCWSCAILLYNNAFPAGKFLGRIEIAEVVNPKIVDDDDFSFENSNESFDDEGIYFDNSVAEDKLGTSSNDLKKFNAGVKTRSINGELVNGQTSSDIRYYTKWVPFDHAYSKELNPSVRITPPPPGVIVYRLSDSYTYINCSRHYDLIFDEIKRVTRRGQLIQHRHKWDRPWNDPGEWEAPDLKKFFNVKKFVSVFKRKVTDVDTFENENEIEHIHDGEHYKKNDKDERPLLRVVCLDFSQVANTDATALQSLADLRKAVNKYADRQVEFHFVGIYSPWIKRGLRNLGFGTTNEEYSDESIIAGHSSYHLSRFRESEQDGFNELDSLESQRNIGSKTKVLAASGTNLPFFHVDIPDFSKWDI
- the ERG10 gene encoding acetyl-CoA C-acetyltransferase (CAGL0L12364g~Ortholog(s) have acetyl-CoA C-acetyltransferase activity, role in ergosterol biosynthetic process and cytosol, nucleus localization); translated protein: MSDTVYIVSAARTPIGSFQGALASKTAVDLGVIAVKGAMQKVPQLNPESDYDEVFFGNVISANLGQNAARQVALGAGLKNGIVATSVNKVCASAMKSIILGAQAIKCGTADVVIAGGCESMTNAPYYMPAARAGARFGETKMVDGIQRDGLNDAYDHQPMGVHAEKCARNWEITREQQDDFAIASYQKAQKAQQEGKFDNEIVPVTIKGFRGKPDTQVTKDEEPTKLNVDKLRSARTVFQKENGTVTAPNASPINDGAAAVILVSEKKLKELNLTPLATLKGWGEAAHDPADFTWAPSLAIPKALKHAGVADISQVDYIELNEAFSVVGCANTKILKVDPAKVNVYGGAVAIGHPLGCSGARVVVTLLSVLQQEGGKIGVAGICNGGGGASSVVIERV
- the SUV3 gene encoding ATP-dependent RNA helicase SUV3 (CAGL0L12386g~ATP-dependent RNA helicase with a role in maturation of cytochrome c oxidase subunit transcripts) is translated as MFPNMLRHRFHYRYIFGALNRRTISSYGLFENNQWLIRKPQLKYLNAKERKNLDTFKLNIDPEKRKCIYTTDKEFKKNLENALAHVYSTQIENSAPDQVEFRKVAWLRLKDMLYNQLLDKNLPAKINGYDPGLMETISPTQPQHIIPHLVKMNKIDQLIWKKITGKTEGVTKYEQFQYLLSSYYDCILNQEIIPSMLNTGTDDSVHSVDFSNPAEWFPEARKIRRHIIMHVGPTNSGKTFRSLQKLKAADRGYYAGPLRLLAREVYEKFKHENVRCNLLTGEEVIKDLDEMGNEANLTSGTIEMIPLNQNFDVVVLDEIQMMADLDRGWAWTNALLGAKAKEVHCCGEASTIPLIKKIVEMTGDKLTINEYERMGKLVVEEEALTKGYHSLKKGDCVVAFSKKAILDLKLEIEKKTELKAAVIYGSLPPETRVKQANLFNSGEFDILIASDAIGMGLNLSIDRVVFTTSKKFDGRDMVDMTSSAIKQIGGRAGRFKQNIHDNGELPVGYITAVKPNVLKAVREAINAPIEYLTSATTWPTDEICTHVMTRFMPGTTCKTLLETIAADIEQSSNKLFQICDLKARMSAIEIIDSMEDITFSDKLRLSNAPLKDFPLVKAAFKKFCDTIARGHTRGLLSYRFPFDILNLKYIYTEKHGLEEYEALYNIIMLFFWLSNRYPNYFIDQESASELKNFCEMIIFEKIDHLKRNPYIRKKFISPYLKRRR
- the TRM44 gene encoding tRNA (uracil) methyltransferase (CAGL0L12408g~Ortholog(s) have tRNA (uracil) methyltransferase activity, role in tRNA methylation and cytosol, nucleus localization) — translated: MTEKKTAPSFQFMKDESTSVLGGEWVPMYCTDEPVEFSKGDFETAMLNVIREPNINSTAILRADILAEKFYDLEGNEQELSTDDKPVLSESLPYDADAKLVNIDDITTRKELIENKELELTIVKEFVRRMIPRNPYKDALINQTCLVYNSKKTENKDTSLVLYIPHFEDEADCPFYIPHVQKVAILLHGGILSVHYIPYAGQSEDLRKDNERVVRTAFRLLQTAYKHSKGVMQGYEKRVNHDQVVDRVLFQDTYIQLKKKYSKFLVDNWAESTDPKKHVFEDLAIAAFLLEFWKTQYGDDYKTTMQFRDMGCGNGVLTYILISEGVNGVGIDARKRKSWSIYPTEIQRHLKEQVIIPSILLRPTPDVRRYMPYLEDNGAMFPIKVEDGLIAPATLVYSSADLIASPNVNICEFPDNTFIIGNHSDELTCWIPLLGFPFMVIPCCSHDLSGKKVRFNTRVPKSEKTTPAMKNNIKINSNNVNNSNSTYAGLVNHVEYLAKKVGWKVEKEMLRIPSTRNAAIIGTDNAYAKEFPTPDIYRTIEEEGGALTWVQNTMQLAKASPRNH